The following are from one region of the Ruficoccus sp. ZRK36 genome:
- a CDS encoding polysaccharide deacetylase family protein produces MKNKFILYYPLLMLASASILQALDAPAIPTIEQELVVVGEPVHVAIEPVYDGNAWAFTARWDDNHKINLMMRDAMADIGMKGTFYLNRSAGQYGAGQEYALALIERGSSIGGHTTWHYSLPTLNPNTLFREILLNRIEREAEVDTPITSFAFPFGRYSDRDEADAMERVTDAWLRNGYHHNVYHGFVYNNPHMPDGYASSVHQVKPGDFTIDAESFEAQINRILANPQQYQKDDPAISLGVHARQSPEEMDKFKALISGYSSRDDFWKCNETELAAYRLQAKHTQILPDLDTPNDWHMVRPRAAYAGADVPLTLRLRGPEPVRVMLDGQELECRPDGDSWLVNLPYGTEQGAPDKISWLQNGPGEHRPTPDNEFPGLDFRLEPTRDEGWSLTLTNDSDVTVRDIQVIMRLPLYYADGVRMSKVGELPPGDSVKLHFERGPVVSDPSYQDGAVFAAAEIDFNHDGVPGRIYASYIGEAAVRLVEDVRDAAVVVGPLPPDFSVKELLAYSRPGAPFSPVMDSPLGQWRTVSDEVRAEFAANRFVVYNRERAWRKAAEAYERKPALVGVICDVSLDQSGPLKIIAGLKLTSVGVDGVEVSLKDGVTSSVSAGTHRILLVFEKNVQGAYYKEMPTYLNVSINGQPIHFLPAAPLSLAVE; encoded by the coding sequence ATGAAAAATAAGTTCATCTTGTACTACCCCCTTCTGATGCTGGCTTCTGCATCCATCCTGCAGGCGTTAGATGCCCCCGCCATCCCAACCATCGAGCAAGAACTGGTCGTGGTGGGTGAGCCGGTCCATGTTGCTATCGAGCCCGTTTATGATGGAAACGCATGGGCGTTTACGGCCCGGTGGGACGATAACCACAAGATCAATCTGATGATGCGGGACGCGATGGCCGACATCGGGATGAAGGGGACCTTCTACCTCAATCGTTCCGCAGGGCAGTACGGCGCCGGTCAGGAGTATGCCCTGGCTCTGATCGAGCGGGGGAGCAGTATTGGTGGCCATACGACTTGGCATTACTCGCTGCCGACGCTCAACCCCAACACGCTTTTTCGCGAAATCCTTCTGAACCGCATCGAGCGTGAAGCCGAAGTTGATACACCGATAACCTCCTTTGCCTTTCCCTTTGGTCGCTACTCCGACCGTGACGAGGCAGACGCCATGGAGCGCGTTACCGATGCCTGGCTCAGAAACGGGTACCATCATAATGTCTATCATGGCTTCGTCTATAACAACCCGCATATGCCAGATGGCTATGCCTCCTCCGTCCATCAGGTCAAACCGGGTGACTTCACTATCGATGCGGAGAGCTTTGAAGCGCAGATCAACAGAATCCTTGCGAACCCCCAACAGTACCAGAAGGACGATCCTGCGATCAGCCTGGGTGTGCACGCCCGACAGTCTCCCGAGGAAATGGATAAATTCAAAGCCCTGATATCGGGTTACTCAAGCCGGGACGATTTCTGGAAGTGTAACGAAACCGAGCTGGCCGCTTACCGGTTACAGGCCAAACATACCCAGATCCTCCCGGATCTGGACACTCCCAATGACTGGCACATGGTCCGTCCGCGTGCAGCCTATGCCGGGGCTGATGTCCCCCTCACCCTCCGCCTGCGTGGACCTGAGCCAGTGCGGGTCATGCTTGACGGGCAGGAACTTGAATGTCGCCCAGATGGCGACAGTTGGTTGGTTAATCTGCCCTATGGCACCGAACAGGGCGCCCCCGATAAGATTAGCTGGCTGCAAAACGGCCCCGGTGAACACCGCCCAACACCTGACAATGAATTTCCGGGTCTGGATTTCCGTCTGGAGCCGACCCGGGATGAGGGGTGGTCGCTGACGCTAACCAACGACAGTGATGTCACCGTACGCGACATACAGGTTATTATGCGACTACCCTTATACTATGCCGATGGGGTTCGCATGTCGAAGGTCGGCGAGTTGCCCCCGGGGGATTCAGTCAAGCTGCACTTCGAGCGGGGGCCGGTGGTAAGTGATCCGAGCTATCAGGATGGGGCAGTGTTTGCCGCCGCCGAAATCGATTTTAACCATGATGGTGTGCCCGGTCGCATTTACGCCTCATATATCGGGGAGGCCGCCGTTCGTCTGGTTGAGGATGTGCGCGATGCGGCTGTGGTTGTCGGACCCTTGCCACCAGATTTTTCCGTCAAAGAACTGTTGGCATATTCGCGGCCTGGAGCACCGTTTTCGCCGGTTATGGATTCTCCGCTCGGGCAGTGGCGAACGGTCAGCGACGAGGTCCGTGCCGAGTTTGCCGCCAATCGCTTCGTCGTTTATAACCGGGAACGGGCCTGGCGAAAGGCCGCTGAGGCCTACGAACGCAAGCCCGCTCTGGTCGGTGTCATCTGTGATGTTTCACTGGACCAAAGCGGCCCTTTGAAAATTATTGCCGGTCTGAAGCTGACGAGTGTTGGGGTCGATGGTGTCGAGGTCTCGCTCAAAGACGGTGTGACCTCAAGTGTGAGCGCAGGTACACACCGTATACTGCTAGTCTTTGAGAAAAACGTCCAAGGCGCCTACTACAAGGAAATGCCGACTTATCTGAATGTGTCCATTAACGGACAACCCATTCACTTCCTGCCCGCAGCGCCCTTGTCGCTGGCAGTGGAGTAG